Sequence from the Brevundimonas sp. SGAir0440 genome:
CGGCGATCAGGCTGGCGCGGAACATGGGTGTATCCTCGTTTGGTTTGGAAGGGATACGATGCGCCGACGCCTTCGGTTGTGATCAGCCCTTCAGGCGCGCCCGATTGATCGCCCATTCGTCGCGGGTCTGGCCCCACAGATCGATGGCGATGTCCTTGAGGGGTTCGGGCAGGAGGCCCGGCCCGCGATTGCGCGAACCCAACCGTGTCGCGACCGCCGCCGAGGGCAGGTTCTCGGGCGCGATGCAGTGGATCACGTCGTCCCACCCCAGCACGTCGAAGGCATAGTCCATCGTGGCTGCGGCCGCTTCGACTGCATAACCCTTGCCGGTGGCGTCGCGATGCAGGCTCCAGCCCACCTCGCGGCCGGGCCAGCCATAGGGGTGCAGCGGCCCGATGCGGCCGATCCACTGGCCCGTCTTCTTTTCCAGGATGGAGAACATCCCTTCGCCCGTCAGGGCCCACATGCCCGCGACGGTGCAGATCAGGCGCCAGACCTGGGGCGCGGGCTGGACCCCGCCGATGAAGCGGGCGGTCTCGGGATCGGCCATGAACTCAGCCCAGCGCGGAAAGTCCTCAACCGCCGGCGGACGCAGGATCAGCCGCTCCGTCTCCAGCGTCGGCCCCAAGGTCACATGGGGCGGCACGGCGTATGCGGCAGCGTTCACAGCAGATACTCCCGCTCCAGTTCGTAGTGGCTGCCGCTGTCGGTCAGGACGCTGGAATACAGGCCGAAGCGGTCGATGCGGATCGGCGGCGAATGCAACAGATTGTGCCCTGACACCCAGGCGCCGAGACGGTCGGGATTGGTCTGGGTTTTCAGATAGGCCAGGGTCACATGCGGTTTGTAGGCGCGCGCCTCCATGCCGATCCCGGCCCGTTCCCCCGCGGCCTTGCAGCGCCCGGCGAGAACCGACAGGCGCTCGTTGGGCGTTTCGACCCCAGCCCACAGCGTATGGCTGCGATGGTCGTCGCCGAAACAGCCGACGCCCTTCAGCGCGATCTCGAACGGACCGCCCGTCACGCGCGTCAGTTCCGACGCCAAATCGTCGGCGCGGCGTTCGTCGGTCTCGCCATAGAAGGCGAGCGTGACGTGCAGGGCGTCCAGCGGCCGCCACCGTGCGCCGGGCAGCCCTGATTGCCGTCGCTTGAGCGTCTCTGCGACGTCGGGCGGCAGGGTCAGGGCGGTGAACAGACGAAGCATGCGACCGAAAGTAGCGGCCGGAACACAAGGCTCCAAGTCCGGTTTTCCTTGCAGCGCGGGCCTCGGCTCACGATATTCAAAGCCTGTGACCGGAGAAGCCTCTCCGGCCAATCGGAGAAAGTTCGTCGCCATGAGCGATTTCAACAACGGCTACGCCCGTCCTCTGCCGCAGACGGCCGACATGTCGGTCGACGCCGGCCTGCGCAGCTTCATGCTGGGCGTCTACAACAAGCTGGCCCTTGGCCTCGTGGTCGCCGGCGCCCTGGCCTACGTCACCGGCAATGTTTACGAAGTGCAGCGCCTGCTGTTCGTCCAGACGGCGGACGGCCGGATCGGCCTGACGATCTTGGGAATGGTCGTCCAGTTTTCGCCGCTCGTGATGCTGTTCGGCTCGATGTTCTTCATGAAGAACCCGACGGCCAAGGGCGTGAACATGCTCTACTGGGCCGTGGTCGCCACGATCGGCGCGGGCTTGGGCGTCCTGTTCCTGCGTTACACGCAGGGTTCGTTGGCGTCCACCTTCTTCGTCACGGCGGCGGCCTTCGGCGGTCTTAGCCTGGTGGGCTACACGACCAAGAAGGACCTGACCGGCATGGGCACCTTCCTGATCATGGGCGTGATCGGCCTGATCATCGCCTCGATCGTGAACATGTTCCTGCAGTCCGGGACCTTCTACCTGATCATCTCGGGCCTGGGCGTGCTGATCTTCTCGGGTCTGATCGCCTACGACACCCAGCGTCTGAAGATGACCTACTACGCCCTGGGTGGCGACCAGAACGCGATGGGCGTGGCCACCGGCTTCGGCGCTCTGAGCCTGTTCATCAACTTCGTGAACCTGTTCCAATTCCTGCTGGCCTTCATGGGCGGCAACCGGAACTGAGATCAGTCGAAAGACGGATACGGAAAGGGCCCCTCGCGGGCCCTTTCTTTTTGCGCGCCGCTTGGTGATCCTGTGGGTGGGTTTGGGAGATGATCCGTGAAGGGATTTACGAAAGTCGTCGTCGCTCTGGCGGTTACAATGCCTCTGACGAGTTGCCTGACTTTAGCGGCCTATCAAAGAGCGGCCGAAGAGCGGGCGTCCGATCGTTTCGGTGAGCCCGGAGCGGCGGAGAAGACCTGGTTCGAAGCCGAGGGATTTCCTGTTTCCGGCACGCTCTCGCTGACCACGCACCTGACTCGTCCCGTTACTGGCGGTATGGGCTATGGTGCGAAGGAAACGCTGACCTGCGAGGGACGAGCCATCCGGTTGATTCCCGACACGCCTCGCAATCGCTGGCTGTTGTCGGAACGTCTTGGATGGCCTCTCAAGGCGGAAGGGGTTTGGCGCATAGGCTTTATGGCGCATTGGAATTGGCCGGAGTCGACGACCTTTATTCGAGAAGGAACGTGCGGCGCAGGCGGCGCCTTCCACTTCGATCAGGCACCCGATGGTCGCTACTTCGTCATGGCGAAGATTTCACAGCCAGCCTACGAAACGGCTGACGTGAACATGGTCTATGACGTCGTTCTCAAGCCGATCATCGTCGTCGGCGGACCTGCCCGTCCTCAGGTCGACGTCGTCTTGGACGGTGATTCCTGGCTATCGCCCGTCTTGCGGGAGCAGTGAGACGATCACTCGACCACCTGGAACTTGCGGCCATCGAAGACGCGCAGCACCTGGGCCAGGTCGCGGCCGCGTTTCAGGATCTGGCCGCCTTCGCCGATGACGGCCCACTGGCCCTGGCGGGTCTGGAGGGCGGGGCGCTTTTCGATGCGGTAGAGCGGGGCGTCGCCGCTGCGGCGAAAGACGGCGAACTCGGCGAAGTCCTTGTGTCCGACCATGGCGTAGTCGCGCCATTCGCCCTGCGCGACCATGCGTCCATAGACTCTGAGGATCGGGTCCAGTTCGCGACGGTCGAAGAAGACGGGGCCGGGCGCCGGCGTCGTGTCGTGAGGGTTCAGGCTCATGGTTTCAACTTAGGCCGCTGGAGGCCCGATGCCAGAGGCGGCCAGGAAATCGACGCAGACACGAAATGGCCCCGTTTCGGTCCTTCGCCCGCCCGTATGCGCAACGAAATATCGATCATCGGCTCGTCGGAGTTCGGAAGCGTCCCGGATCCTGAACAGCCCCCCCAGCCCCCCTGGATGTTTCCAGTTTACGGGCTCCGGCGGCCGATGCTTCCTCCAAGCGAGCGCCCGCCCTGCCTTTCCCCTCCCCCTCCCCGGCAAGGCGGGCGTTTCGCTGTCTGGAGCCCGCCAGACAGCGCCACGTCGGCGTCTGACCCCGCCTTAGAGCGATAGGGTCAGGTTCAGGGTCTCTCCGTTTCTGAGCACGGTCGCCTCAACCGATCCCGAGGCGCCCTGCAGGGCGGTCGCGGCCGCGCGAGCGTCGGCGACGGGCGCGCCGGCGATGGCGGTGATCACATCGCCGGCCGTCAGTTCGGCCTGGGCGGGGGGCGAGCCGGCAGCGACGGCCGTGACCTGGGCGCCGCCGTCCTGGTCTCGCAGGGTCGCCCCATAGGCCAGTACAGACTGTGCGCCGACGATCACGGGCTGATCAGCAGGCGTCTCGACCGCCAGCGACGTGGTCGCCTCGCGGCCGCCGCGCAGATAGGAGACGCTAAGGTCCGAGCCCGGCGCGGCGATGCCGATGGTGGCGTTGACCGAGCCGGCGTTGGCGACGGGGCGGCCCTGGATGCGGGTGATGACGTCGTTGTGGCGCAGGCCGGCGCGTTCGGCGGGCGATCCCGGCGCGACATCGGCGACGACGGCCCCGCGCACAATGCCCAGATGCAGGTCGCGCGCTCGCTCGGCGTTCAGCGAGCCGAAGATGGCGCCGGTCGCGCCGCGCTTGACCTCGCCGTTCTTCTTCAACTGATCGGCGACGTAGAGCATGATCCGCGTCGGCACGGCGAAGGCGATGCCGTCGTTGCCGCCGCCCAGACCGCCTGAGAGGATCGAGGTGTTGATGCCGATCAGCCGGCCCCGGCTGTCCAGCAGCGGCCCGCCGGAGTTGCCCGAGTTCACGGCCGCGTCGGTCTGGATATAGTCCTCGACCGCGTCGCCTAGCCCTGAGCGGTTCAGGCCCGAGATGACGCCCATGGTCAGGGTCTGGTCCAGACCCAGCGGATAGCCGACCGCAAAGGCCAGATCGCCGGTGCGCAGGGTGTCGGAATCCACCGTCTGGACCTGTTTCAGGTTCAGCGGCCGACCGTCGGGCGTGATGCGCAGCACGGCGATGTCGGTCGCCTTGTCCGCCCCCACCAGCACAGCGTCGAACAGCCGGCCGTCCGTCAGATCGACGGTGAACTTTCGCCCGCCCTCGACAACGTGATTGTTGGTGATCACCAACCCCTCGGCCGCATCGACGATGACGCCGGAGCCGGAGGCATAGGGTTTGGGATCGGCCGCGTCCGAACTGGGGCCACGCGACTGGCCCAGGGTCGTGACCTGAACCACCGCCGGAAGCGAGCCCTCCAGCCCCGACGAGAAGCTGAAGACCCCGCGCCGGGCGTCATAGGGCAGGCCTGCCGCGCCCGATTGCGCCAGCGCCGGCGTCGCTGAGGCCAGCAGGGCCAGGGCGGCGGCCATGGAGGAGGCGGGCGAAAGGCGGATCGGCATGGGCATTTCCTTGATCGAACGCCGACCCTAGACCGAGTTTTCGCTTCTGACGATGGGGCGAACGGCCGGAATGAACAGATCGCGAGAGGGGTTGCGTCCGGCTCCGTCAGACGTGACCATAGGTGCGTCGAAGCAGGGAACACGCGCCATGAGCCAGACGATGATCGACCGGCCTCGTTCAGGCTCCACTCCCTTCGCCCGGCTGTTCCGCGATCATCCCCGCGAAGTGGGCGAGACCTATTTCGAACATATGGCCGCCTCGGCCGGCTTCGGCTTCAAGCTGCTGGGTCTGGCGGGCGCCGCCTTTGCTCACGCGATCGTGCCGGGCGTGCACAAGGCCACCGTCTCGACCGCGATCCGCAGCATGGCCAAGGACATGGGCGGTCGGGCCGAGGAGGCGCGCGAGACCCGGATGCGCGACGCCGGCGTCTGGGACGTGGGCCTCTAGGGCGGTCGAATCCGCCCCGGCCATGCAATCGCCGGGATCCGTGCTATATAGGCCGGCTCAACCTCACGCAGGATCGCCGCCTTGAGCATCACGCTCGATCTTTCGCGCGTCTCTAACGCGCCCGCCGTCAAGGCGCCCGTCAACCTCAGCGGTCTGACGCGCGCCGGCCTGCGCCAGGCCCTGATCGACGCGAACGTCTGTCCGCCCGAGAAGGCCAAGATGCGCGCCAGCCAGGTCTGGAGCTGGATCCACCACTATGGCGTGACCGAGTTTTCGGCCATGAGCAATGTCGCCAAGGACATGCAGGCCAAGCTGGCCGAGCACTTCACCCTGGCCCGCCCCGAGGTCGTCGAGCGCCAGGTGTCCAAGGACGGTACGCGCAAATGGCTGATCCGCACCGCGCCGGGCATCGAGATCGAGACGGTCTACATCCCCGACGTGGGCCGGGCCGGCGCCCTGTGCGTGTCCAGCCAGGTCGGCTGCACCCTGAACTGCACCTTCTGCCACACCGGCACGCAGAAGCTGGTGCGCAATCTGACCGCCGCCGAGATCGTGGCCCAGGTCCAGGTGGCGCGCGACGATCTGGAGGAATGGCCGTCGCCCAAGGAAGATCGGCGCCTGTCCAACATCGTCTTCATGGGCATGGGCGAGCCGCTCTACAATCTGGACCACGTCGCCGACGCCATCGACATCATCTCGGACAATGAGGGCATCGCCCTGTCGCGCCGTCGGATCACGGTCTCGACCTCGGGCGTGGTGCCGCAGCTTCAGGCCTTGGGCGACCGGACGGCGGCCATGCTGGCCATCAGCCTGCACGCCACCAACGACGCCCTGCGCGACGTGCTGGTGCCGCTGAACAAGAAGTATCCGCTGGACCAGCTGATGGCGGCGATCCGGGCCTATCCGGGCCTGTCGAACGCGCGGCGGGTGACGTTCGAATACGTCATGCTGAAGGGCGTCAACGACAGCCCGGAAGAGGCGCGGGCGCTGCTGAAGCTGATCGAGGGCATTCCAGCCAAGATCAATCTGATCCCGTTCAACCCGTGGCCTGGCGTCGAGTATGAATGCTCGGACTGGAAGACGATCGAGCGCTTCGCCGCCATCCTGAACAAGGCCGGCTACGCCTCGCCCATCCGCACCCCCCGCGGCCGCGACATCCTGGCCGCCTGCGGCCAGTTGAAGTCCGAAAGCGAGAAGGTCAGGGCGTCGGCGCTCCGGAAAGCGGAACAGGCGGCGGCCTGATCCTCGTGTCCTCTCTTGATGAGAGGGCACAACCTTTGGATACATATTGTCACGCAGTGTGTCCCCGGCGCGCTTGCGGATTGGGGCGACAATCGGGCAAGGCGTCTGGGCATGGACCCCTCCTTGTCGAACGTCCTTTCCAGCGCCGAGGTGCAGGCTTTCGCCTCGGGCTTCCCGGTCATGGTGATGCACCTGATCGTGACCCTGCTGCTGCTTGCGGCGGGGGCGACGGTCTATGCCCTGCTGACGCCGTGGAAGGAGGTCGCCCTGATCCGTCAGGGCAATGTCGCCGCCGCCATCGCCTTCGCGGGCATTCTGGTGGGGTTGGCGGTGCCGCTGGCGGTGTCGCTGGCGGTGTCGACCTCGGTGCGCGACATCGCCATCTGGGGCGTGGCGACCGTGGTGCTGCAGCTTCTGGCCTTCCGGGTCGTGGACCTGTTGCTGACGGGCCTGCCGGAGCGGATCCGCCACGGCGAGATTTCGGCGGCTGTGGTGCTGCTGGGCGCCAAGCTGGCGACGGCCGTCATCCTGTCCGCCGCGCTGACCGGCTGATTGGCCGGAGCGATGCAGTTTCCCCGCCTGCCGGACTGGGCCATCTACTCAGCGGTGGCGGCCGTGTTTCTGGCGGTGTCCCTGGGGCGACGCGAGAACGCCGATGCGCCGCCGGTCGCGCAGGCCGACGCCGATGTGGCCGAGGGCGCGCTGTTGGG
This genomic interval carries:
- a CDS encoding GNAT family N-acetyltransferase; this translates as MNAAAYAVPPHVTLGPTLETERLILRPPAVEDFPRWAEFMADPETARFIGGVQPAPQVWRLICTVAGMWALTGEGMFSILEKKTGQWIGRIGPLHPYGWPGREVGWSLHRDATGKGYAVEAAAATMDYAFDVLGWDDVIHCIAPENLPSAAVATRLGSRNRGPGLLPEPLKDIAIDLWGQTRDEWAINRARLKG
- the thpR gene encoding RNA 2',3'-cyclic phosphodiesterase; translated protein: MLRLFTALTLPPDVAETLKRRQSGLPGARWRPLDALHVTLAFYGETDERRADDLASELTRVTGGPFEIALKGVGCFGDDHRSHTLWAGVETPNERLSVLAGRCKAAGERAGIGMEARAYKPHVTLAYLKTQTNPDRLGAWVSGHNLLHSPPIRIDRFGLYSSVLTDSGSHYELEREYLL
- a CDS encoding Bax inhibitor-1/YccA family protein, encoding MSDFNNGYARPLPQTADMSVDAGLRSFMLGVYNKLALGLVVAGALAYVTGNVYEVQRLLFVQTADGRIGLTILGMVVQFSPLVMLFGSMFFMKNPTAKGVNMLYWAVVATIGAGLGVLFLRYTQGSLASTFFVTAAAFGGLSLVGYTTKKDLTGMGTFLIMGVIGLIIASIVNMFLQSGTFYLIISGLGVLIFSGLIAYDTQRLKMTYYALGGDQNAMGVATGFGALSLFINFVNLFQFLLAFMGGNRN
- a CDS encoding DUF2794 domain-containing protein; amino-acid sequence: MSLNPHDTTPAPGPVFFDRRELDPILRVYGRMVAQGEWRDYAMVGHKDFAEFAVFRRSGDAPLYRIEKRPALQTRQGQWAVIGEGGQILKRGRDLAQVLRVFDGRKFQVVE
- a CDS encoding trypsin-like peptidase domain-containing protein, producing MPIRLSPASSMAAALALLASATPALAQSGAAGLPYDARRGVFSFSSGLEGSLPAVVQVTTLGQSRGPSSDAADPKPYASGSGVIVDAAEGLVITNNHVVEGGRKFTVDLTDGRLFDAVLVGADKATDIAVLRITPDGRPLNLKQVQTVDSDTLRTGDLAFAVGYPLGLDQTLTMGVISGLNRSGLGDAVEDYIQTDAAVNSGNSGGPLLDSRGRLIGINTSILSGGLGGGNDGIAFAVPTRIMLYVADQLKKNGEVKRGATGAIFGSLNAERARDLHLGIVRGAVVADVAPGSPAERAGLRHNDVITRIQGRPVANAGSVNATIGIAAPGSDLSVSYLRGGREATTSLAVETPADQPVIVGAQSVLAYGATLRDQDGGAQVTAVAAGSPPAQAELTAGDVITAIAGAPVADARAAATALQGASGSVEATVLRNGETLNLTLSL
- a CDS encoding DUF6356 family protein — its product is MSQTMIDRPRSGSTPFARLFRDHPREVGETYFEHMAASAGFGFKLLGLAGAAFAHAIVPGVHKATVSTAIRSMAKDMGGRAEEARETRMRDAGVWDVGL
- the rlmN gene encoding 23S rRNA (adenine(2503)-C(2))-methyltransferase RlmN, with product MSITLDLSRVSNAPAVKAPVNLSGLTRAGLRQALIDANVCPPEKAKMRASQVWSWIHHYGVTEFSAMSNVAKDMQAKLAEHFTLARPEVVERQVSKDGTRKWLIRTAPGIEIETVYIPDVGRAGALCVSSQVGCTLNCTFCHTGTQKLVRNLTAAEIVAQVQVARDDLEEWPSPKEDRRLSNIVFMGMGEPLYNLDHVADAIDIISDNEGIALSRRRITVSTSGVVPQLQALGDRTAAMLAISLHATNDALRDVLVPLNKKYPLDQLMAAIRAYPGLSNARRVTFEYVMLKGVNDSPEEARALLKLIEGIPAKINLIPFNPWPGVEYECSDWKTIERFAAILNKAGYASPIRTPRGRDILAACGQLKSESEKVRASALRKAEQAAA
- a CDS encoding DUF350 domain-containing protein, which codes for MDPSLSNVLSSAEVQAFASGFPVMVMHLIVTLLLLAAGATVYALLTPWKEVALIRQGNVAAAIAFAGILVGLAVPLAVSLAVSTSVRDIAIWGVATVVLQLLAFRVVDLLLTGLPERIRHGEISAAVVLLGAKLATAVILSAALTG